The proteins below come from a single Pichia kudriavzevii chromosome 2, complete sequence genomic window:
- a CDS encoding uncharacterized protein (PKUD0B08100; similar to Saccharomyces cerevisiae YDL185W (VMA1); ancestral locus Anc_7.300), which yields MIGCAMYELVRVGHDNLVGEVIRIDADKATIQVYEETAGVTVGDPVLRTGKPLSVELGPGLMETIYDGIQRPLKAIKEMSQSIYIPRGVDTPALSRTVKYDFTPVNFQVGDHITGGDIFGIAFENSLLSEHKILLPPRARGTIVSIQPAGSYTVDEPLLEVEYEGVVTKYSMMHTWPVRVPRPVASKLSANYPLLTGQRVLDALFPCVQGGTTCIPGAFGCGKTVISQSLSKYSNSDVIIYVGCGERGNEMAEVLMEFPELYTEISGKREPIMKRTTLVANTSNMPVAAREASIYTGITLAEYFRDQGKNVSMIADSSSRWAEALREISGRLGEMPADQGFPAYLGAKLASFYERAGKSIALGSPDREGSVSIVAAVSPAGGDFSDPVTTSTLGITQVFWGLDKKLAQRKHFPSINTSISYSKYTTVLNKFYDQNYPEFASLRDKIKEILSNAEELEQVVQLVGKSALSDSDKIVLDVSNLIKEDFLQQNGYSTYDAFCPIWKTYDMMRTFVSYYDEAQRAVAGGASWSKLSENTSDVKHAVSSAKFFEPSRGEEEISGEFNKLISKISDRFQEASE from the coding sequence ATGATTGGCTGTGCCATGTACGAATTGGTGAGAGTCGGTCATGATAATCTAGTTGGTGAAGTCATTAGAATTGACGCTGATAAGGCAACCATCCAAGTCTATGAAGAAACTGCCGGTGTTACCGTCGGTGACCCTGTTTTGAGAACAGGCAAACCTTTATCTGTTGAATTAGGACCAGGTTTGATGGAAACTATCTATGATGGTATTCAGAGACCTTTGAAGGCTATCAAGGAAATGTCTCAGTCAATTTATATCCCAAGAGGTGTTGATACACCTGCATTATCAAGAACCGTTAAATACGACTTCACACCTGTGAACTTTCAAGTTGGAGATCATATCACTGGTGGTGATATCTTTGGTATTGCATTTGAAAACTCTTTATTATCCGAACACAAAATTCTACTACCACCAAGAGCAAGAGGTACCATCGTTTCCATTCAACCAGCAGGCTCTTACACTGTTGATGAACCACTCTTGGAAGTTGAATACGAGGGCGTTGTCACTAAGTACTCTATGATGCACACGTGGCCTGTCAGAGTCCCTAGACCTGTTGCCTCTAAGTTGTCAGCCAACTATCCATTATTAACCGGTCAAAGAGTTTTGGACGCATTATTCCCATGTGTTCAAGGTGGTACCACATGTATTCCAGGTGCTTTTGGTTGTGGTAAGACCGTTATTTCACAGTCATTGTCCAAGTACTCTAACTCTGATGTTATTATCTATGTTGGTTGTGGTGAACGTGGTAATGAAATGGCGGAAGTTTTGATGGAATTCCCTGAATTATACACAGAAATCAGCGGGAAGAGGGAGCCAATCATGAAGAGAACCACTTTGGTTGCAAACACTTCTAACATGCCTGTTGCGGCAAGAGAAGCTTCCATTTACACTGGTATTACATTAGCCGAATATTTCAGAGATCAAGGTAAAAACGTCTCCATGATTGCAGATTCATCCTCCAGATGGGCAGAAGCTTTGAGAGAAATATCTGGTAGATTGGGTGAAATGCCTGCAGATCAAGGTTTCCCAGCTTATTTGGGAGCTAAATTAGCGTCTTTCTATGAAAGAGCAGGTAAGTCCATTGCTTTAGGTTCTCCTGATAGAGAGGGTTCTGTTTCTATTGTTGCAGCAGTCTCACCAGCTGGTGGTGATTTCTCTGATCCAGTTACTACTTCGACCTTGGGTATTACGCAAGTTTTCTGGGGATTGGACAAAAAATTGGcacaaagaaaacatttccCATCTATCAATACGTCCATCTCTTATTCTAAATATACCACTGTTTTAAACAAATTCTATGACCAGAATTACCCAGAATTTGCATCATTGAGAGATAAGATCAAGGAAATCTTATCCAATGCTGAAGAATTAGAACAAGTTGTTCAACTAGTTGGTAAATCTGCCCTCTCCGATTCAGACAAGATTGTTTTGGATGTGTCCAACTTAATCAAAGAAGATTTCTTACAACAAAATGGTTATTCTACTTATGATGCATTCTGCCCAATCTGGAAAACATATGATATGATGCGTACTTTTGTATCTTATTACGACGAAGCACAAAGAGctgttgctggtggtgctTCATGGTCTAAACTATCTGAAAACACATCAGATGTCAAACACGCTGTTTCTTCAGCTAAGTTCTTTGAACCAAGTAgaggtgaagaagaaatttcCGGtgaattcaacaaattgattTCTAAGATTTCAGATCGTTTCCAAGAAGCTTCTGAATAG
- a CDS encoding uncharacterized protein (PKUD0B08110; similar to Saccharomyces cerevisiae YOR112W (CEX1); ancestral locus Anc_2.165): MNFLTKTLGTLTGTAIPYTFGDVVAKSNSDDPSSNSLWTIYDGISDKDSMPVTIHAFDLKNPHNSKFIPNAKNAAKKHRALSLLPGVLTVVEVIENDRTIYLITEHATPISKTLARFTNDSKIWGIYQLSNALKFINIEGSCVHGNIRLNNVYITDSGEWKIGGFEFACNYKDDTMDYLTLYSNYNALVASKHMIIPPEFESNGVECFRQQLSGIKGCKFDAFLLGATIYQIYEMRQPILGDLSRSANFHGFPLNKLCAPSIGLRITSEQFLNNGAQTYFDNSDIDAYSRISQITLLDVAEKMEIFKALVFGNIPNQFLENKVMPQIVDTFNRLSDNQENIQTMLIYLLFKIYEKSEKESRSFELFFKPVYFKSFTFGDRAIRTMLLKILPQVVNRFTQYEVQNNIYPNLVTGFQDTDITVRTETLLSISYIMDKITERQLNNDLLRYLARLQSDSDARLRANTVICLNKISENMNSNTRIGVLVTAFGKALRDSDYVTRLCAVRGFRESIEYFSAEVCCSKVLSSLSPALLDKSSVIREEAEETFEMYMTKIRNESAKLETSDEDQHIRDDVKDLNNLLESLSLDAMGETLVGSISGLNTPRSTPFPESSMNKNNFSKSTLPSFENLVDDDLDFDDDGWGAMEDNEDEKLETTHKQEPARIELTKKEPARKEPIKKEPVRKPIKRSLTLGKTKPAPLKFNLTAQPSQNNNHDDDGWGDGW, encoded by the coding sequence ATGAACTTCTTAACAAAGACGTTGGGGACTCTCACAGGAACAGCTATTCCATACACTTTTGGAGATGTCGTTGCCAAATCAAACAGTGATGATCCATCATCCAATTCCTTATGGACAATTTACGATGGTATTTCGGATAAAGATTCAATGCCAGTAACCATCCATGCATTTGATCTGAAGAATCCACATAACTCTAAATTTATTCCCAACGCTAAAAATGCAGCTAAAAAACATAGGGCATTGTCTTTGTTACCAGGAGTGTTGACTGTTGTTGAAGtgattgaaaatgatcGCACAATCTATCTGATCACCGAACATGCAACTCCAATATCGAAAACTTTAGCAAGATTCACTAATGACTCTAAAATCTGGGGTATATACCAGCTTTCCAACGCATTAAAATTCATTAATATTGAAGGTTCATGTGTGCATGGTAATATAAGACTTAACAATGTATACATTACAGATTCCGGCGAATGGAAGATCGGTGGGTTTGAATTTGCTTGTAATTATAAAGATGATACAATGGATTATTTGACcttatattcaaattacAATGCTCTTGTTGCTTCCAAGCATATGATCATTCCGCctgaatttgaaagcaATGGTGTAGAATGTTTTAGGCAACAGCTAAGTGGCATCAAAGGGTGTAAGTTTGATGCGTTTCTACTAGGAGCTACCATTTACCAGATTTATGAAATGCGGCAGCCTATACTTGGCGATTTATCAAGGTCTGCAAACTTTCATGGTTTTCCCTTGAACAAGTTATGTGCTCCGAGTATTGGATTAAGAATTACAAGCGAACAGTTTCTCAATAACGGAGCACAGACTTATTTTGACAATAGCGATATTGATGCATACTCTAGGATTTCTCAAATCACGCTGCTAGATGTTGCCGAGAAGATGGAAATCTTCAAAGCCTTAGTATTTGGTAATATTCCTAATCAATTTCTAGAAAATAAAGTTATGCCACAGATTGTGGATACATTTAATAGGTTATCAGACAATCAGGAGAATATCCAAACAATGTTAATATATCTTTTATTTAAGATTTACGAAAAGTCTGAAAAAGAGAGTAGATCGTTCGAGCTATTCTTCAAACCTGTctatttcaaaagtttcacTTTTGGCGACCGTGCAATAAGAACTAtgcttttgaaaatattacCTCAAGTTGTGAATAGGTTTACACAATATGAGGTTCAGAATAACATATATCCCAACTTAGTGACGGGTTTCCAAGATACAGATATCACGGTTCGTACCGAGACGTTGCTATCTATTTCTTATATCATGGACAAAATTACAGAAAGGCAATTGAACAATGATTTACTGCGTTATTTGGCTAGATTGCAATCCGATTCAGATGCCAGGTTAAGAGCTAATACGGTTATTTGCTTAAATAAAATCTCTGAAAACATGAATAGTAATACCCGTATTGGAGTTTTAGTTACAGCTTTTGGCAAAGCGTTGAGGGATTCCGATTACGTGACAAGATTATGTGCGGTTCGGGGGTTCAGGGAGAGTATCGAATATTTTAGCGCAGAAGTATGTTGCTCAAAAGTACTATCTTCTCTATCCCCTGCATTATTGGATAAATCATCGGTTATACGTGAAGAGGCAGAAGAGACTTTTGAGATGTACATGACGAAAATCAGAAACGAGTCGGCAAAATTGGAGACAAGTGACGAGGATCAACATATCAGAGACGATGTTAAAGATCTAAACAACCTACTTGAAAGTTTATCGCTTGATGCCATGGGCGAGACTCTAGTAGGCTCGATTTCTGGCCTCAACACGCCAAGAAGCACCCCGTTCCCGGAATCAAGTATGAATAAGAATAACTTTAGTAAATCCACACTACCCTCTTTTGAAAACCTGGTGGATGACGATTTAGATTTTGACGACGATGGCTGGGGGGCGATGGAGGATAACGAGGAcgaaaaacttgaaactACACATAAACAAGAACCTGCTAGGATAGAACTTACCAAGAAAGAACCTGCTAGGAAAGAACCTATTAAGAAAGAACCTGTTAGAAAGCCCATAAAGAGGTCGTTGACTTTGGGTAAGACCAAGCCAGCCCCACTCAAGTTTAACCTAACTGCGCAGCCAtctcaaaacaacaatcacgatgatgatggatGGGGTGATGGCTGGTAA
- a CDS encoding uncharacterized protein (PKUD0B08115; similar to Saccharomyces cerevisiae YCL005W-A (VMA9); ancestral locus Anc_1.413), whose product MSGYTVLIVMAVTIITGAVFWKYAPKQDQTVWRSTVSLSLAMMFLMWAFTYLAQLHPLVAPKRSDLRPEYAED is encoded by the coding sequence ATGAGTGGATATACTGTTTTAATTGTCATGGCGGTGACAATCATCACGGGTGCTgttttttggaaatatgCGCCAAAGCAGGATCAGACTGTATGGAGAAGTACGGTTTCACTATCATTGGCAATGATGTTCCTCATGTGGGCATTTACGTACCTTGCGCAGTTGCATCCGTTAGTGGCACCAAAGAGGAGTGATCTTAGACCAGAGTATGCTGAAGACTGA
- a CDS encoding uncharacterized protein (PKUD0B08120; similar to Saccharomyces cerevisiae YKR083C (DAD2); ancestral locus Anc_5.676), translating into MSERRFSILTTTEAEERLQRKLHELERLERVQSLTAQVYSLLTQLNTEIGKIQLGTESVAKLTTNWIQVVRAVSLAANSMLIYNDDDFKDGVPTTERLVRCALDELGTIVKDLRE; encoded by the coding sequence ATGTCCGAACGAAGGTTCTCAATATTGACGACAACTGAAGCAGAAGAACGTCTTCAAAGGAAGTTACATGAACTCGAGAGACTCGAGCGGGTTCAGTCATTGACTGCCCAAGTATACAGCCTTCTTACGCAGCTAAACACAGAAATAGGGAAAATCCAATTGGGAACCGAGTCTGTTGCCAAATTAACGACAAACTGGATACAGGTTGTCCGTGCCGTTAGTTTGGCTGCCAATTCCATGTTGATATATAACGATGATGACTTCAAGGACGGCGTGCCCACAACTGAGCGTTTGGTTCGTTGCGCCTTAGATGAGTTGGGTACTATAGTTAAAGACTTACGAGAATGA
- a CDS encoding uncharacterized protein (PKUD0B08130; similar to Saccharomyces cerevisiae YOR073W (SGO1); ancestral locus Anc_5.677) yields MVKTIMSPIARAKTMGDYEIVRVANTTYEDSEIEEMKRMYHLQNSMLARKNEELMGKVGRLERELFDAQRQILKLRNEKISMQDKLELNSRRFHDLIVDQYAMLMREYRGFMCDVGVNLGRGTAAGLIFDKVNEEGVKNEESFEFNHYWSKVNEDLARRKSIISKRCIESTQVADSDVLDTLVEAPEENNNEVQVQEEQVGSLGEKEDVYEDHDSTLIPAKRDGKRMDRLEKEIDDVPLLQIENAMQESTPEEEHIPQVGGDDLELPCVGRNAMNIDDIADMEIKEGKEPRKKYITKRERQQRRTSIPRELKNLDTEKTKRWIGMDLDEEVQGDSIGERRKSRRRSLVVDYHLTSRRKGARASVDVDQENRITKGKRVNRKPLRDVTNLGNGNSSYKGNGSSIFDLEEMDLFAEYV; encoded by the coding sequence ATGGTGAAAACAATAATGTCGCCGATTGCAAGGGCTAAAACAATGGGGGACTACGAAATTGTCAGAGTCGCCAATACAACATATGAAGACTCAGAGATTGAGGAGATGAAGAGGATGTACCATTTGCAGAATAGCATGCTTGCTAGGAAAAACGAAGAGCTGATGGGAAAAGTGGGGAGGCTGGAGAGGGAGTTGTTTGATGCACAAAGGCAGATACTAAAGCTGCGGAATGAGAAGATCTCCATGCAGGATAAGCTTGAGTTGAATTCGAGGAGGTTCCACGATTTGATTGTGGATCAGTATGCGATGCTGATGCGTGAATATCGTGGCTTTATGTGTGATGTTGGCGTGAATTTAGGGAGAGGCACAGCAGCTGGATTAATTTTTGACAAGGTCAACGAAGAAGGGGTCAAGAATGAAGAGAGTTTTGAGTTCAACCACTACTGGAGCAAAGTCAATGAAGACTTGGCGAGAAGAAAGAGCATAATATCGAAGCGATGCATAGAGAGTACCCAGGTAGCAGATAGTGACGTGCTGGATACACTTGTGGAAGCACCGGAGGAGAATAACAACGAAGTACAGGTACAAGAAGAACAGGTAGGAAGTCTTGGAGAGAAGGAAGATGTCTACGAAGATCATGACTCTACGCTTATCCCTGCGAAGCGTGATGGCAAGAGAATGGACAGATtagagaaagaaattgatgatgtGCCGTTGCTACAGATAGAGAATGCAATGCAGGAAAGTACGCCTGAAGAGGAACATATTCCCCAGGTTGGAGGGGACGATTTGGAGCTTCCTTGTGTAGGACGAAACGCCATGAACATAGACGATATTGCCGACATGGAGATCAAAGAAGGGAAGGAACCCAGGAAAAAGTATATCACGAAAAGAGAGCGTCAGCAAAGACGGACGTCTATTCCTCGagagttgaagaatttggaTACAGAGAAAACCAAGCGGTGGATAGGGATGGACCTTGATGAGGAAGTTCAGGGCGATAGTATTGGAGAGCGTCGAAAGAGCCGAAGACGGAGTTTGGTGGTGGACTACCACCTTACGTCAAGAAGGAAAGGCGCAAGGGCCAGTGTTGATGTCGACCAAGAGAATCGGATCACCAAGGGCAAGCGAGTCAACAGGAAGCCGTTACGAGACGTCACCAATCTTGGCAATGGTAACAGCAGCTACAAGGGGAATGGTTCTTCCATTTTCGATCTCGAGGAGATGGATCTCTTTGCAGAGTATGTATAG
- a CDS encoding uncharacterized protein (PKUD0B08140; similar to Saccharomyces cerevisiae YOR074C (CDC21); ancestral locus Anc_5.678) — translation MEKHHMVRETPTANREEQAYLDLVKSILDTGELRQDRTGTGTYSLFAPPQLRFDLSNGNFPLLTTKKVFLKGVLLELLWFIKGSTDAKLLSEQGVKIWDGNGSREYLDSLGLHDREAGDLGPVYGFQWRHFGAPYRDCHSDYTNEGVDQIAQIIKTLKTNPYDRRIILSAWNPAAFADMALPPCHVLCQFYVSFPKNKSEKPKLSCQMYQRSCDVGLGVPFNIASYALLTYMIAMVVDMEPGEFVHVMGDTHVYVNHVDALREQLQRTPRPFPKLSIKRKVTDIDDFKFDDFEVLDYNPYPSIKMPMAV, via the coding sequence ATGGAGAAACACCACATGGTAAGAGAGACACCCACTGCAAACAGAGAGGAACAGGCGTACTTGGATCTCGTCAAAAGCATTCTGGACACCGGCGAGCTGAGACAAGACCGTACAGGCACGGGGACGTACTCTCTCTTTGCGCCGCCCCAACTAAGATTCGACTTGTCCAATGGGAACTTCCCCCTCTTGACCACCAAGAAGGTCTTCCTCAAGGGCGTCCTCCTAGAACTGCTGTGGTTCATCAAAGGTTCCACAGACGCAAAACTCCTCAGCGAACAGGGAGTTAAAATATGGGACGGTAACGGGTCCCGAGAGTACCTTGACTCGCTCGGCCTACACGACCGTGAAGCTGGCGATTTGGGCCCAGTGTACGGATTCCAATGGAGACATTTCGGTGCTCCCTATAGAGATTGCCACAGCGATTACACCAATGAGGGAGTCGACCAAATTGCTCAGATTATCAAAACTCTGAAAACAAACCCCTATGATCGTAGGATAATTCTATCTGCTTGGAATCCGGCTGCATTTGCCGATATGGCTTTACCACCTTGCCACGTACTTTGCCAATTTTATGTTAGTTTCCCGAAAAATAAGTCggaaaaaccaaaactaAGCTGTCAAATGTATCAGCGTTCTTGCGATGTTGGTCTTGGCGTCCCCTTTAACATCGCCTCTTATGCCCTTCTAACATACATGATCGCCATGGTGGTCGATATGGAACCGGGGGAATTCGTTCATGTCATGGGTGATACCCACGTCTATGTGAACCACGTAGACGCCCTCAGAGAACAGCTTCAGAGAACTCCAAGACCTTTCCCGAAATTGTCTATAAAGAGGAAAGTCACAGATATAGACGATTTCAAATTCGACGATTTCGAAGTGCTCGACTACAACCCTTATCCTAGTATAAAGATGCCAATGGCTGTTTGA
- a CDS encoding uncharacterized protein (PKUD0B08150; similar to Saccharomyces cerevisiae YOR065W (CYT1); ancestral locus Anc_5.666) — translation MFSHISASIKHSARCFSTAAKPQVSSNTKKIVNAAVAATGLTAAFVLYQDSQTAQAMTAAEHGLHPPEFGWSHNGMFDTFDHASIRRGFQVYREVCAACHSLDRIAWRTLVGVSHTNSEAKAMAEEFEYDDEPDDEGNPKKRPGKLADHIPGPYANEQAARAANQGALPPDLSLIVKARHGACDYIFSLLTGYPDEPPAGVTLPVGANYNPYFPGGSIAMGRVLFDDLVEYEDGTPATTSQMAKDVTTFLNWAAEPEHDERKRLGAKALVVVTALYFVSVFVKKFKWTTIKHRKIVYHPPKK, via the exons ATGTTCTCCCACATTAGTGCGTCCATCAAGCACAGTGCT AGATGCTTCTCCACCGCTGCAAAGCCTCAAGTTTCATCAAACACTAAGAAAATCGTCAATGCTGCAGTTGCTGCTACAGGTTTAACTGCTGCCTTTGTACTATACCAAGATTCTCAAACTGCACAGGCAATGACAGCAGCTGAACATGGTCTTCACCCTCCTGAATTTGGTTGGTCTCATAATGGTATGTTTGATACTTTTGACCACGCGTCTATTAGAAGGGGGTTCCAAGTTTACAGAGAGGTTTGTGCTGCTTGTCACTCGCTCGACAGAATTGCATGGAGAACTTTAGTTGGTGTCTCTCATACAAACTCCGAAGCTAAGGCGATGGCTGAAGAATTCGAATATGATGACGAACCAGATGATGAAGGtaatccaaagaaaagacCTGGTAAATTGGCCGACCATATTCCAGGCCCTTATGCTAACGAACAAGCTGCAAGAGCTGCTAACCAAGGTGCATTGCCTCCAGATCTTTCCTTGATTGTCAAGGCAAGACACGGTGCTTGTGATTacatcttttctttgttaaCCGGTTACCCAGATGAACCTCCAGCAGGTGTCACTCTGCCAGTTGGTGCAAACTACAACCCTTACTTCCCAGGTGGCTCCATCGCCATGGGTAGAGTCTTATTCGATGACTTGGTTGAATACGAAGATGGTACCCCTGCAACCACCTCCCAAATGGCAAAGGACGTGACCACCTTCTTGAACTGGGCTGCAGAACCAGAACATGACGAAAGAAAGAGATTAGGTGCTAAGGCTTTGGTTGTTGTCACCGCCCTCTACTTTGTCTCGGTCTTTGTTAAGAAGTTCAAGTGGACTACCATCAAGCATAGAAAGATTGTTTACCACCCTccaaagaaataa
- a CDS encoding uncharacterized protein (PKUD0B08160; similar to Saccharomyces cerevisiae YOR064C (YNG1); ancestral locus Anc_5.665): MSISGPSSDVVETILSGNNNFVSTLDHLPCDITRSLWIIQSLNLENERLKEKVESAPDAASAVNMERKLSRNNEEIVAEAKYLIEIVNHHLDVLDDDRAIVALLKERLPSWTSEAVEENWGHWTSFKEQYLRRERVPSVFEEAYPSREGGKRYGASKEKEQPKKIILTLKKKPVKVVKPEKVVKPDNVEKLKIILKNESHNGKTTQPNGNIVYPQVEKQPTTSLPPLLYPSPPKEERYCFCNGPSFGRMVACEYSKCPHEWFHFKCVGLTSEPKGEWFCSLSCKEKHQLSKQRKKKRRRNW; encoded by the coding sequence ATGTCTATCAGCGGACCGTCCTCTGATGTTGTCGAAACGATTCTGAGCGGGAACAACAACTTTGTTTCGACATTGGATCATCTTCCCTGCGACATCACCCGGAGTTTATGGATAATCCAATCACTGAACTTGGAGAATGAGAGGCTGAAGGAGAAGGTAGAAAGTGCCCCTGATGCTGCCAGTGCCGTTAATATGGAGCGGAAGCTGAGCAGGAACAACGAAGAGATTGTTGCGGAGGCCAAGTATCTAATCGAGATAGTCAACCACCATCTGGACGTTCTGGACGATGACCGAGCGATTGTTGCCCTGTTAAAGGAACGACTGCCGAGCTGGACCAGTGAAGCAGTTGAGGAAAACTGGGGACACTGGACGAGTTTCAAAGAGCAGTATCTGAGGCGGGAGCGTGTTCCGAGCGTCTTTGAGGAAGCGTATCCTAGTAGAGAGGGTGGTAAGAGATATGGAGCGagtaaagaaaaggaaCAGCCCAAAAAGATCATCTtaactttgaagaagaagccTGTAAAGGTTGTGAAACCAGAGAAGGTTGTGAAACCGGACAATGTCGAAAAGCTCAAAATCATTTTAAAGAACGAATCTCACAATGGCAAGACGACACAACCAAATGGAAATATAGTATACCCTCAGGTGGAGAAACAGCCAACAACTTCATTGCCGCCACTACTATATCCATCTCCTCCCAAGGAGGAGCGATACTGTTTCTGCAATGGACCATCATTTGGACGAATGGTTGCCTGTGAGTATAGCAAATGTCCACATGAATGGTTCCACTTTAAATGCGTTGGATTGACCAGCGAGCCCAAGGGTGAGTGGTTCTGTAGTCTTTCGTGTAAGGAAAAACACCAACTTTCCAAACAAcggaaaaagaagaggaggagaaatTGGTAG
- a CDS encoding uncharacterized protein (PKUD0B08170; similar to Saccharomyces cerevisiae YMR238W (DFG5); ancestral locus Anc_8.773) has translation MHIQLATLLTAFGALSAALELETGNKDSVCNAATLIIKGMMDYYEGIRYGGTVGMFQSPYYWWEAGEAFGGMIDTWAWCKNDTYETIIYDALMAQRGSQNNYIPANQSTTEGNDDQAFWGLAVLEAAEKNFTNPPSDQPGWLALSQAVYNTMRSRWDSANCGGGLRWQIFQWNSGYDYKNTISNSALFVIAARLARYTGNTTYVDTAEMVWDWLEEVKFVQNSSSGIVVYDGANIGTNNCSTIHKQTWSYNYGLLLSGTAYLYNQTEDEKWLSRLNEVYLGIESTFVNASTGIIAETMCQNQGTCNNDQRSFKSIFSRCLGQAAILVPQYRDKMMDIINKSAAGAAQSCSGGSDGHTCGINWSYGGWDGWYGLGEQMSALEIIQNTLVLQNPAPLTNKTGGTSQGDVNAGLTSRETTNVNEITVTGKDKAGAGIASAVVLALFVGISVWTLI, from the coding sequence ATGCATATACAGCTGGCTACTCTACTCACGGCGTTTGGCGCTCTGTCGGCTGCGCTAGAACTAGAAACGGGGAACAAGGACTCTGTTTGTAATGCGGCAACATTGATCATCAAAGGTATGATGGACTACTACGAAGGTATACGTTATGGTGGAACAGTTGGTATGTTCCAGTCGCCGTACTATTGGTGGGAAGCGGGCGAAGCTTTTGGTGGGATGATTGACACGTGGGCTTGGTGTAAGAACGACACCTACGAGACCATCATCTATGATGCGTTAATGGCACAACGTGGATCACAGAACAACTATATTCCGGCAAATCAATCCACAACCGAAGGTAATGATGATCAGGCGTTTTGGGGGTTGGCCGTATTAGAAGCCGCTGAGAAGAACTTTACCAATCCACCTTCTGATCAGCCAGGTTGGTTAGCCTTGAGTCAGGCTGTTTACAATACGATGCGTTCGAGATGGGACTCGGCAAACTGTGGTGGTGGGTTGAGATGGCAGATTTTCCAGTGGAATTCTGGATATGACTACAAGAACACCATTTCCAATTCAGCCTTGTTTGTGATTGCTGCAAGGTTGGCTAGGTATACAGGTAACACAACGTATGTAGATACAGCAGAAATGGTCTGGGATTGGCTTGAGGAGGTTAAGTTTGTTCAGAATTCAAGTAGCGGTATAGTTGTCTACGATGGTGCAAATATTGGGACTAACAATTGCTCAACCATTCACAAACAAACATGGTCATATAATTATGGTCTATTATTGTCGGGTACTGCATACTTATACAATCAGACggaagatgaaaaatggTTGAGTAGATTGAATGAAGTCTATCTTGGTATTGAGTCGACCTTTGTCAACGCATCCACGGGTATCATAGCCGAAACAATGTGTCAAAACCAAGGTACTTGTAATAATGATCAACGGTCGTTCAAGTCTATCTTTTCTAGATGTTTAGGTCAGGCGGCAATTCTAGTACCCCAATATAGAGACAAAATGATGGACATCATTAATAAAAGTGCTGCAGGTGCTGCACAATCGTGTTCGGGTGGTTCTGACGGTCACACTTGTGGTATCAATTGGTCATATGGAGGATGGGATGGTTGGTACGGATTGGGTGAGCAAATGTCAGCCTTGGAGATTATCCAAAATACATTGGTTCTGCAGAATCCTGCACCATTGACAAACAAGACTGGTGGTACATCCCAAGGAGATGTCAATGCGGGCTTGACGTCACGTGAAACCACCAATGTCAATGAAATTACAGTGACAGGTAAGGACAAAGCCGGTGCCGGTATTGCCTCAGCTGTTGTCCTTGCTCTATTTGTTGGTATTTCTGTTTGGACATTAATATAG